Proteins from a genomic interval of Candidatus Polarisedimenticolia bacterium:
- a CDS encoding PASTA domain-containing protein, translating into MKKTVRGGEVEVPALEGKTLSEAAAVVKAAGLTVERSGERSDPHVEAGKIVVQDPPGGARLKRNRKVRVIVSLGTEVLQVPLLVNQPARRAQIALQQAGLRIGDIAYAYSPTMGGDRILAQEPPQGTPRARQGIVDLLVSKGARPRVWVMPAVEGQNLAGATRIFEQAGFRVGNIRREAAPDVPGGTVLQQYPPAGYPLREGDSISLVVSSEGEDSG; encoded by the coding sequence ATGAAGAAGACCGTCCGGGGGGGCGAAGTGGAGGTCCCGGCGCTGGAAGGGAAGACCTTGTCGGAGGCGGCCGCGGTGGTCAAGGCGGCTGGATTGACCGTCGAAAGGAGCGGTGAGCGCAGCGACCCTCACGTCGAGGCGGGCAAGATCGTCGTCCAGGATCCGCCCGGGGGCGCCCGTCTGAAGCGCAACCGGAAGGTGCGGGTCATCGTCAGTCTCGGCACCGAAGTCCTGCAGGTCCCTTTGCTGGTGAATCAGCCGGCGCGGCGGGCGCAGATCGCCCTTCAGCAAGCGGGGTTGCGGATCGGCGACATTGCCTACGCCTACAGCCCGACGATGGGCGGGGATCGAATCCTCGCCCAGGAGCCGCCGCAGGGGACGCCCCGGGCGCGCCAGGGAATCGTCGATCTGCTCGTCAGCAAGGGCGCGCGCCCGCGAGTCTGGGTGATGCCGGCGGTCGAAGGTCAGAACCTGGCGGGGGCGACGCGAATCTTCGAGCAGGCAGGATTCCGAGTGGGCAATATCCGCCGCGAAGCCGCTCCGGACGTTCCGGGCGGGACGGTGCTCCAGCAGTATCCTCCGGCCGGATATCCGCTCCGGGAGGGCGATTCGATCTCGCTCGTCGTCAGCTCGGAAGGAGAAGACAGTGGCTAG
- the rpe gene encoding ribulose-phosphate 3-epimerase, producing the protein MASQTAGKAILAPSVLSSDFGILAEQVRAVEQGGAGAIHLDVMDGHFVPNLTIGPVVVRAVDRITPLPLDVHLMIEEPDRYLESFREAGADWISVHVEAVTHLHRTVCRIREIGASPGVVLNPATPLAALEEILEFADFVLLMSVNPGFGGQAFISSVLRKVEALREMVRRRGLTTRLEVDGGVGAENAGDLVRAGAGILVAGNAVFGKGDPAQNVRRLLEVMREAEG; encoded by the coding sequence GTGGCTAGCCAGACCGCCGGAAAGGCGATCCTCGCCCCCTCGGTCCTGTCCTCGGACTTCGGGATTCTCGCGGAACAGGTGCGCGCCGTGGAGCAAGGCGGCGCGGGGGCGATCCACCTCGACGTCATGGACGGCCATTTCGTCCCGAACCTCACCATCGGCCCCGTGGTGGTGCGGGCGGTGGACCGGATCACCCCGCTCCCGCTCGACGTTCACCTCATGATCGAGGAGCCCGATCGCTACCTCGAATCGTTTCGTGAGGCGGGCGCCGATTGGATCTCGGTGCACGTCGAGGCGGTGACCCACCTCCATCGGACCGTCTGCCGGATTCGCGAGATCGGCGCGAGTCCCGGCGTCGTCCTGAACCCCGCGACCCCTCTGGCCGCTCTGGAGGAGATCCTCGAGTTCGCCGATTTCGTCCTGCTGATGTCGGTCAATCCCGGCTTCGGAGGCCAGGCCTTCATTTCCTCCGTCCTTCGCAAGGTCGAAGCGCTCCGGGAGATGGTCCGCCGCCGCGGGCTGACGACGCGCCTCGAAGTGGACGGCGGCGTGGGAGCCGAGAACGCCGGCGATCTCGTCCGTGCCGGCGCCGGCATCCTGGTGGCGGGAAACGCGGTGTTCGGGAAGGGGGACCCGGCCCAAAACGTCCGCCGTCTTCTCGAGGTGATGCGCGAGGCGGAGGGATGA
- a CDS encoding thioesterase family protein, with translation MKRGITSVRVRYPEVDRMGVAHHSHFLSWFEMGRTELLRGVGCSYAEMESQGVFMPVVEVICRYRSPVRYDDLLEVETHLMEISGSRVTFDYRLRRQGEDTLLAEARTVHATVNREGQVIRIPAAYRDLLARP, from the coding sequence ATGAAGCGCGGGATCACGAGTGTCCGCGTGCGCTATCCCGAGGTCGATCGGATGGGCGTGGCGCACCATTCCCACTTTCTCTCCTGGTTCGAGATGGGGAGGACCGAGCTGCTCCGGGGCGTCGGCTGCTCCTACGCGGAGATGGAATCCCAGGGCGTCTTCATGCCCGTCGTCGAGGTGATCTGCCGTTACCGCTCTCCCGTCCGCTACGACGATCTGCTGGAAGTCGAGACGCACCTGATGGAGATCTCGGGGAGCCGGGTGACCTTCGACTACCGTCTTCGCCGGCAGGGAGAGGACACCCTCCTGGCCGAGGCCCGCACGGTCCACGCCACGGTGAACCGGGAAGGCCAGGTGATTCGGATCCCCGCCGCCTACCGGGACCTCCTGGCCCGCCCGTGA